Within the Terriglobales bacterium genome, the region TGATGGATGAGCCGTGTTCGGCGCTGGATCCGATCTCGACGGGCAAAATTGAAGAGCTGATCGATGAGTTGAAGCAGCGCTTCACCATCGTGATCGTCACCCATAATATGCAACAGGCGGCGCGTGTGGCGGGCTATACTGGGTTCTTTCTCCTGGGGAAGTTGATCGAGTTTGACAAGACGGAAAAGGTATTTACCAATCCGTCCGACAAGCGGACGGAAGACTACATCACTGGCAGGTTCGGATAATGCGCACCCGCTTTCATCAAGAACTCGACGAACTGAAAGACAAACTGCTGCGGATGGGCGGGCTGGCCGAACAGGCCGTCGACCGCGCGATTGAAGGGTATCGGCGCCGTGATGCTGCTCTCTGCAACAAAGTGTTGGAGGGGGAGCGCTCCATCAACCAGATGGAACGGGAAATCGACGAATTGGCGCTGGACCTGCTCGCCATGCAGCAGCCGATGGCGATTGACCTGCGCTTCATCGTGGCGGTGGTAAAGATCAATGCCGACCTGGAGCGGGTGGGCGATCAGGCGGTGAACATCGCCCAGCGGGTCATAGAATTGACCACCCTGCCCGAAGCGGACCTGGCAATCGATATTCCGCGTATTGCAGGAATCGGCTCCACCATGGTGCGGACCGCGCTGGAATCCTTTATTTATGCCCGCGCGGATGTTGCCGAGTCGGTCCTCAAGATGGATAACTCGATCGACCAGTTAAACGCAGAAGCCCACCGCCACATCATCAAGTTCATGCAAGAATCGCCCCAGTTGGTGCCGCAGGCCCTGAACACGCTGCTGATCTCCCGCAACCTGGAACGGGTGGGGGATCATGCCACCAACATCGCCGAAGACGTAATTTTCTGGGTACGGGGCGCCGATGTGCGCCACATGTTCGGCGACAAAGCGGTCACCCCTGGGGATTAGGCGCGGTTTCGCGTTTGTGGAAGAGCCCGGCTTTGGCCGGGCTTTTGCATTGGAGCGCAATGGCCGGGTTCATTTCTTTGGCCGAGAGTGAATGCATAGATGCTTCGCTTCGCTCGGCATGACCCCTACCGTTACTGCCGAAGGAAAACACCAGATCCTTCGACTCAGCGCCCGCAAGCCGCAGAGAACGCGGGTCGAAAACACGGTCGGGCGCTTCGCTCAGGATGACAGTCATTTCTGGCTGAGCCCAGGCGAGATCGCCTGTCCAACACAAAAACAGCTGGTCCTTCGACTCGGACGCGGATTGTTGTGCCGCGTCCTCGTTCAGGATGACAGATGGGAATGTGCCGATCAGCCGACCTGCCAGATGGTATCCAGCACCGTGCCATCGACCCATTTCACAACAGCCACGGCACGATCGAGCCGCCTGGGTTTTTGTGGCTTGCCGCCGCAGATGTTTTCGACCTCGCGCTGGATGTCTGCAAGTGGCCGGATGGGCAACTTCGATCCCTTGACTGCATCGCTCAGATCCTGCCGGCACGGATTGATGGCGATGCCGCGCTCGGTCACGATCACGTCGATGAGTTCGCCGGGGCCGGTGAGGGTGGTGACTTCGTCGACGATGACGGGGATGCGGTCGCGGAAAGAAGGAACGGCAAGGATAGTGCAGCCGGCGAAGAGGCAGTTTTGCCATCCTCCGATCCCGTGCAGCAGGCGGCCGTCCGAGTGGGTCACCACGTTGGCATTGAAGTTCAGGTCCACTTCAGTCGCTCCCAGCACCACGACGTCCACCATAGATGCGAAGTTTCCCTTGCCGTGAAAATTGTAGGAGGTAAAAGGAGAGGTGGCGACGTGGCGGGGATCGGTGGCGATGGAGCGAACTGCGTCGAGATCGAAAGTCTGGCCGTCGAGAATGTAATCGGTGAGGCCCTCCTGCAGCATCTCCACGAGGTAGCGGGACGATCCCCCGCGCACGAAGCGAGCTTTGAGTCCGGCTTCCTTCATCATGCGCCGCAGGTAATCGACAAAGGCGAGGGCGATGCCACCCGCGCCCGCCTGGAACGAGAAACCGTTGCGCATAATGCCGGCGTCGCGCAAGAACTGGGCGACGTACTCGGCGATCTTCAGGCGGTCAGGGCTGCGGGTGATCTGCGTGGTTCCGGAGACGATCTTTGCGGGATCTCCGATGGATGGAACTTCGACCACGTAATCGACGTTGTTGCCCTGGATCTGCCACGGCACGCAGGGAAACGGAACCAGGTTGTCAGTAACGACGATGACATGATCGGCGTAGGTGGAGTCGGCGAGGGCGAAACCGAGTGAGCCACAAGCGGACTTGCCGAGCGAGCCGGTGGCATTGCCGAAGGGATCAGCAGTGGGCGCAGCGATGATGGCGATGTCGATGTGAACTTCGCCGTCCTGGATGGCTTGCCAGCGGCCGCCATGCGAGCGGAGCACGCCCATGCCGCGCATCTTGCCCATCGAGCAGTAATCGCCCAGGGGACCATTCATGCTGCCTTCGATGTGGTGAACCGCCCCAGCTTCCATCAGGTCGATGACGGGCGCGTGCGTGGGAAAGGAGGCGCTGGGAAACCACATCAGGTCCTTCACACCCATGCGGGCGGCGGTCTGGAGTACAGGCAGGGCTACGGCATCGCCGTCACGCAGGTGGTGATGAGTCGAGATCACCATCCCGTCGCGCAGACCGCAGCGGCGGAGGGCAGACTCGAGATCAGGAAAACGCTTGTCGCCGTTCGTAGGATAGTCTTTGGCCGAACGGATGGGTGGGGCAGCCTTCGTGCCGCTGGGTTGATATTGGTTGAGGCCGAGAAACGGAGACTGAGATTTGTGATTGACCTCAAGGGGAACGAGACGTCCAGCAGCATTGCGCGCGAGTTCAATCCTGGCGGTAACCGGCATTAGCGAACCTCTGCTGCCGCGGGAATCAGGCCCATCTGCCTGGCGCGGGAGACGAGCTTCAGAGCCCGCTGGACCACAGGGGGATCGATCATCTTCGATCCCAGGCTGACTACTCCCAGGCCCTTGCTCCGGGCTTCTTCGAAAGCAGTGACGATGCGAAGAGCCTTCTCGATCTCAACGGGAGATGGGGCAAAAGCCTCGTGAATGACCGGAATCTGCAGTGGGTGAATACAGCCCATGCCTTCGAAGCCGAGAGCGCGGGAGCGCTCGCCCCAGCGGCGGAGACCTTCCATGTCGGCGACGTCGCTGAAGACGGAGTCGATGGCCTGGAGTCCGGCAGCTTTGGCGGCATTGACAAGACGCGTGCGGGCATAGAGTGACTCGGAGCCGTCGGTGGTTTTTGCTACGCCAAGATCGGCAGTGTAATCCTCGAGCCCGATGGTGAGAGCGACTACAGACGCGTGCGCGCTGGCGATGTCGAAGGCCTTCTCGATGCCGAT harbors:
- the phoU gene encoding phosphate signaling complex protein PhoU produces the protein MRTRFHQELDELKDKLLRMGGLAEQAVDRAIEGYRRRDAALCNKVLEGERSINQMEREIDELALDLLAMQQPMAIDLRFIVAVVKINADLERVGDQAVNIAQRVIELTTLPEADLAIDIPRIAGIGSTMVRTALESFIYARADVAESVLKMDNSIDQLNAEAHRHIIKFMQESPQLVPQALNTLLISRNLERVGDHATNIAEDVIFWVRGADVRHMFGDKAVTPGD
- a CDS encoding citrate lyase subunit alpha, translating into MPVTARIELARNAAGRLVPLEVNHKSQSPFLGLNQYQPSGTKAAPPIRSAKDYPTNGDKRFPDLESALRRCGLRDGMVISTHHHLRDGDAVALPVLQTAARMGVKDLMWFPSASFPTHAPVIDLMEAGAVHHIEGSMNGPLGDYCSMGKMRGMGVLRSHGGRWQAIQDGEVHIDIAIIAAPTADPFGNATGSLGKSACGSLGFALADSTYADHVIVVTDNLVPFPCVPWQIQGNNVDYVVEVPSIGDPAKIVSGTTQITRSPDRLKIAEYVAQFLRDAGIMRNGFSFQAGAGGIALAFVDYLRRMMKEAGLKARFVRGGSSRYLVEMLQEGLTDYILDGQTFDLDAVRSIATDPRHVATSPFTSYNFHGKGNFASMVDVVVLGATEVDLNFNANVVTHSDGRLLHGIGGWQNCLFAGCTILAVPSFRDRIPVIVDEVTTLTGPGELIDVIVTERGIAINPCRQDLSDAVKGSKLPIRPLADIQREVENICGGKPQKPRRLDRAVAVVKWVDGTVLDTIWQVG